Proteins encoded in a region of the Brevefilum fermentans genome:
- a CDS encoding UvrD-helicase domain-containing protein: MTDPHIKKILDTLNPQQYLAATVRGRDVVATAGAGSGKTKTLVARYTSLLAEGIPPRRIAAITFSIKAAREMRSRVRETLYELQQDATTEEDRQKWLALSAQMDAARISTIHSLCAEILRAHPAESGIDPRFGIVDESLAAALRLQAVEDTLKALVDEESYAPLLTNIPLFDLRPMLKDLLNRRLEADEAINQQADHLTVITQMLKEAMHNPIIKDAISALRGTSLDELTSDAGENLAGMVQNLLTMWDEAERAMDRSDLFGCAAALYQARRSYMKLNIGTKGDTKEIIQELRTNFDLLINPSTGGKEAVDQAPDPKIETLFSELRLLLQNAYVTLCQNYQNLLHARQALDFDDLEQGALQLLHNHAIRQHWQNELDAILVDEFQDTNRRQQGIIEALAGPPGRLFIVGDMRQSIYRFRQADVTVFKQVQDRIRAAGGQVIDLPLTYRTHQPLLLAIDDLLSPVIGTQPDPARDYYVPYSTMKAHRQEPPEGIQPPHIELVIGTAENAETARQKAAQALAVRLLQLKEEGQVQTWDEVALLFRASTGYADYETALEEASIPFVTVAGRGFYDRPEIRDLINILRALADPLDDLAFAGLLRSPAFGLSDSALFLLRQSGLPYWEALQADLSVLNTQDCERAHRTLEIVSQLLPLVDRIPVAELLPKIVNATQYRAILAAADVKDNSQGASTTGGRLWRNLDKLLADALASEELRVRNYLDMIETLNDAGAREGEASAEAQGAVQLMTIHKAKGLEFKVVILAAARREPRSPGELVYLFEELGMAFKLDPPPMLYNLSKHFDKDQNAMEQLRLLYVALTRAEDKLIISAHATQNEEGKLSFRAWGKMLSEGLGLKSEDIHLADGEPFEFRTPSNQPLRVWCLSDAHPVPEIFLPDEVGETLEVSKYIPLYHPIQISDLEPASDEGEEQVDPPSWWSINQDSAQIGKILGTMVHKALERWRFPGETGFEQMLGTVALRAGIVQEDQRSELIQQAILLLERLRAHPLWGQINTSAKRLHEVPYTLQVGGKTDNRIIDLIYQDDEGWKIVEFKTDTIQKPGEKAELMSLYAPQVQRYRRAFKQLMGIDAQASLCFLDDHGRVGLESIW; encoded by the coding sequence AGCTACCGTTCGCGGGCGGGATGTGGTCGCGACAGCCGGCGCGGGCAGCGGTAAGACAAAAACCCTGGTCGCCCGTTATACATCGCTTTTAGCTGAAGGAATTCCGCCGCGTCGGATTGCAGCGATTACTTTCAGCATCAAAGCGGCACGCGAGATGCGTTCCCGCGTGCGCGAGACTCTGTACGAGCTCCAGCAAGATGCTACGACTGAAGAAGACCGCCAGAAATGGTTAGCGCTTTCAGCACAAATGGACGCTGCACGCATCAGCACCATCCACAGCCTATGCGCCGAGATCCTGCGCGCCCATCCTGCAGAATCCGGCATCGATCCCAGGTTTGGGATCGTCGATGAAAGCCTGGCAGCCGCCTTACGCCTTCAAGCGGTAGAGGATACGCTCAAAGCACTGGTGGATGAGGAATCCTATGCACCCTTATTAACGAATATTCCCCTGTTTGATTTGCGGCCAATGCTGAAAGACCTGCTTAACCGCCGTTTGGAAGCCGATGAAGCCATTAATCAGCAGGCAGACCACCTCACAGTGATCACCCAGATGCTGAAGGAGGCCATGCACAACCCGATCATCAAAGACGCGATTTCTGCCCTGCGAGGGACGTCTCTGGATGAGTTAACCAGCGACGCAGGTGAAAATTTGGCGGGTATGGTTCAGAATCTGCTGACCATGTGGGATGAAGCTGAACGCGCCATGGATCGCAGTGACCTGTTTGGCTGTGCAGCAGCACTTTACCAGGCCCGGCGATCATACATGAAATTGAACATTGGAACAAAGGGTGACACAAAAGAGATCATCCAGGAATTACGGACCAACTTCGACCTGCTAATCAACCCATCTACCGGCGGAAAAGAGGCTGTCGATCAGGCTCCAGACCCAAAAATTGAAACGTTGTTTAGCGAATTACGGCTGTTGCTGCAAAACGCCTATGTGACATTGTGCCAGAACTACCAGAATCTGTTGCATGCCCGCCAAGCCCTCGATTTCGACGACCTGGAACAGGGCGCACTCCAGCTTTTACACAATCATGCCATCCGCCAGCACTGGCAAAACGAGCTGGACGCCATCCTGGTGGATGAATTCCAGGATACCAACCGCCGCCAACAGGGCATCATCGAAGCCCTGGCCGGTCCCCCGGGGCGCCTGTTTATCGTCGGCGATATGCGCCAATCGATTTACCGCTTCCGCCAGGCGGATGTAACCGTGTTCAAACAGGTGCAAGACCGTATTCGCGCCGCTGGCGGCCAGGTGATCGACCTGCCATTGACCTACCGAACCCACCAACCGTTGCTGCTGGCCATCGATGACCTGCTTTCCCCGGTGATCGGTACCCAGCCCGACCCGGCGCGGGATTATTATGTCCCCTATTCAACAATGAAAGCCCATCGCCAGGAACCGCCCGAGGGCATCCAGCCCCCCCACATCGAGCTGGTAATCGGCACAGCCGAAAACGCTGAAACTGCCCGGCAAAAAGCCGCCCAGGCGTTGGCGGTGCGGTTGCTGCAGCTTAAAGAAGAAGGACAGGTTCAAACCTGGGATGAGGTCGCACTGCTATTTCGCGCCTCAACAGGTTATGCAGATTATGAAACGGCACTGGAAGAGGCGAGCATTCCCTTTGTGACGGTTGCAGGTCGAGGGTTTTATGATCGCCCGGAAATTCGCGACCTGATTAACATCCTGCGAGCGCTGGCAGACCCGCTGGACGATCTTGCTTTTGCCGGTCTGCTGCGTTCTCCGGCTTTCGGATTGAGCGACAGCGCGTTGTTCCTGCTGCGCCAATCCGGACTGCCCTACTGGGAAGCTTTGCAGGCGGATCTATCGGTTTTGAATACCCAGGATTGTGAACGAGCCCACAGGACCCTTGAAATTGTTTCACAGCTCCTGCCCCTGGTCGATCGTATCCCCGTGGCAGAATTGCTCCCCAAAATCGTCAATGCAACTCAATACCGCGCCATCCTGGCTGCAGCGGATGTGAAGGACAATTCACAGGGCGCCAGTACAACCGGGGGTAGGCTGTGGCGAAACCTGGACAAACTTCTGGCTGACGCCCTGGCCAGCGAAGAACTGCGTGTCCGCAATTACCTGGACATGATCGAAACCCTCAATGACGCGGGTGCTCGCGAAGGTGAAGCCTCTGCTGAAGCCCAGGGAGCCGTACAATTGATGACCATCCACAAAGCCAAAGGACTGGAATTCAAAGTGGTCATCCTGGCAGCCGCCAGGCGGGAGCCCAGATCGCCCGGCGAACTGGTGTACCTGTTCGAGGAACTGGGCATGGCGTTCAAACTTGATCCTCCGCCCATGCTTTACAACCTGTCTAAGCATTTTGATAAAGACCAGAACGCAATGGAGCAGTTGCGGTTATTGTACGTTGCCCTGACGCGCGCAGAGGACAAATTGATCATCAGCGCTCATGCCACCCAAAACGAGGAGGGAAAGCTAAGCTTTCGCGCCTGGGGAAAAATGCTTTCCGAAGGTCTCGGGTTGAAGAGCGAGGACATACATCTTGCCGATGGTGAGCCCTTTGAATTCCGCACACCATCTAACCAACCCCTGCGGGTGTGGTGTTTGAGTGATGCTCACCCGGTGCCTGAAATTTTTCTCCCCGATGAAGTCGGTGAAACGTTGGAAGTCAGCAAATACATTCCCCTGTATCATCCCATCCAGATCAGTGACCTGGAACCGGCAAGCGACGAAGGTGAGGAGCAGGTCGATCCGCCAAGCTGGTGGAGTATCAACCAGGATAGCGCACAGATCGGAAAAATCCTGGGGACGATGGTACACAAAGCGCTTGAACGCTGGCGCTTTCCGGGGGAGACAGGCTTCGAGCAGATGCTGGGCACGGTAGCATTGCGTGCCGGGATCGTTCAGGAAGATCAACGATCCGAACTCATCCAACAGGCGATCCTTCTGCTCGAACGCTTGCGGGCACACCCTCTCTGGGGTCAAATCAACACCAGCGCAAAGCGCCTGCATGAAGTCCCCTACACCCTGCAGGTGGGCGGGAAAACTGATAATAGAATCATTGACCTGATCTATCAGGATGACGAGGGTTGGAAAATCGTCGAGTTCAAGACGGACACCATCCAAAAACCGGGTGAAAAAGCAGAATTAATGTCCCTGTACGCGCCCCAGGTACAACGCTACCGGCGTGCCTTCAAACAACTGATGGGCATAGACGCCCAGGCAAGCCTGTGCTTTTTAGATGATCATGGCAGGGTGGGGCTGGAAAGCATCTGGTGA
- a CDS encoding head GIN domain-containing protein, with protein MQKEFQLLKPFSKVRCKDVGTLMLTQGEVPALTIDADEGLFEKLMVEVHGDSLVLGFDESWINQIEMIFSSMFSKDNRKVAYYLTVPDLRQVSISGKIDLNCDSFTSDDFKLNVSGLGKLNFGHLECRTLDVTISGRGEFYAAGHADHQSIRISGSGEYQAPNLASQSGRIVISGQGNATLRVDDSLEIIISGMGQVNYYGQPKLRQVISGMGKSKRLSNC; from the coding sequence ATGCAAAAAGAATTCCAACTGCTAAAGCCCTTTTCAAAAGTCAGGTGTAAGGATGTTGGCACGCTGATGCTAACCCAGGGCGAGGTACCCGCACTGACCATCGACGCAGATGAAGGTCTGTTCGAAAAGCTAATGGTCGAGGTACACGGTGACAGCCTGGTACTGGGCTTTGATGAGAGCTGGATAAATCAGATCGAAATGATATTCTCATCGATGTTTTCCAAAGACAATCGCAAGGTCGCTTATTATCTCACCGTCCCCGATTTGCGCCAGGTGAGCATCAGCGGAAAAATCGACCTGAACTGTGATTCCTTCACAAGCGATGATTTTAAACTCAACGTCTCAGGATTGGGCAAATTGAACTTCGGTCATTTAGAATGTAGAACTCTCGATGTGACCATCAGCGGGCGCGGCGAATTCTATGCCGCCGGTCATGCCGACCATCAATCGATCCGCATCTCAGGCTCCGGAGAATATCAAGCCCCCAATCTCGCCAGCCAGTCCGGACGAATCGTGATTTCGGGGCAGGGCAATGCCACCTTGCGGGTGGATGACAGCCTTGAAATCATCATCTCGGGAATGGGCCAGGTTAATTACTACGGTCAGCCGAAATTGCGCCAGGTCATTAGCGGGATGGGCAAATCAAAAAGGTTGAGTAATTGTTAA
- a CDS encoding pentapeptide repeat-containing protein, translated as MRQEIQIEKKASEVVQPKSVEEAREAICTRQDLSGADLRGMTLGNITAVGAILRKTNLTGAKLSHGLLIKPNFYKASLQDAAIHNTIILGGDLVKANFTGTDLSDSAIVGADASEASFEGASLRNAALVGTSFTDANFTGADLINTRLAGLDITGAKFTNANFTGARAHNVNWEKALVPPLTLPAPMIQLPTWVWSVLLGGILGVLALIIYALIRRKRKAA; from the coding sequence ATGCGTCAGGAAATTCAAATCGAAAAGAAAGCTTCAGAAGTTGTTCAACCCAAATCCGTTGAAGAAGCTCGGGAAGCCATCTGTACCCGGCAAGACCTTTCCGGCGCAGACCTGCGCGGCATGACGCTGGGAAACATCACCGCTGTCGGTGCAATTTTGCGTAAAACCAATCTGACCGGAGCTAAACTTTCACATGGATTGCTGATTAAGCCGAATTTCTATAAAGCTTCTCTGCAGGATGCAGCTATCCATAACACGATTATCCTGGGCGGCGACCTGGTGAAAGCCAACTTTACCGGGACGGACCTCAGCGACTCAGCGATCGTCGGCGCGGATGCTTCCGAAGCCAGCTTTGAAGGCGCCAGCTTGCGCAACGCCGCGCTGGTGGGAACAAGCTTCACCGACGCCAATTTCACCGGGGCAGACCTGATCAACACCCGCCTGGCAGGATTAGATATAACCGGTGCAAAATTCACCAACGCGAACTTTACCGGCGCACGTGCTCATAACGTCAACTGGGAAAAGGCTCTGGTTCCACCCTTGACACTGCCTGCCCCCATGATTCAACTTCCCACCTGGGTCTGGTCGGTTTTGCTGGGTGGAATTCTTGGCGTTCTGGCTCTGATCATCTATGCCCTTATCCGAAGAAAGCGCAAAGCTGCCTGA
- a CDS encoding lysozyme inhibitor LprI family protein, whose translation MNKIRPHMQSITLLSLAGILLVIAFYISLQTQTGDKEPSLTVTPRTEKNSLVDMPDCSEELPIQDAISCHLKAAQVSGALVQSMESRLVQLEPKAVDQIALIENQIAWEESRNSECHLVHEMAGGSDEGQLQELICLTELNLTRLARLEQYCNEWHGLKDCRNDVEANQ comes from the coding sequence ATGAATAAAATTCGACCCCACATGCAAAGCATCACCCTTCTCAGCCTGGCAGGGATCCTGCTGGTCATTGCTTTTTATATTTCTCTGCAAACACAAACTGGCGATAAAGAGCCCAGCCTGACGGTGACGCCCCGTACTGAAAAAAATTCTTTGGTCGATATGCCAGATTGTTCGGAAGAGCTGCCCATTCAAGATGCGATCTCGTGCCATCTTAAGGCAGCACAGGTTTCTGGCGCGTTGGTCCAATCTATGGAGAGCAGGCTTGTTCAGTTGGAGCCCAAAGCAGTGGACCAGATTGCACTGATCGAAAACCAAATTGCCTGGGAGGAATCGCGCAATTCGGAATGTCATTTGGTGCACGAAATGGCGGGGGGCAGCGATGAGGGCCAATTGCAGGAATTAATCTGTCTGACCGAACTCAATTTGACACGACTGGCAAGGCTTGAACAATACTGCAATGAGTGGCATGGATTGAAGGATTGCAGAAATGACGTTGAAGCAAACCAATGA
- a CDS encoding uroporphyrinogen decarboxylase family protein, with protein sequence MNRLERIRAVLAGQVPDRVPASFWFHFPAEQAHGEAAVKAHLDYYRQVKPDFLKIMNEHPYQTKVQIRTPSDWRKLKPAPLSSEFFQAQLDEIKQITDALNGECLTTTTIFNPFSSGNHASGRLVTQHLKEDPQSVNMGLAVIAESLAEFAVACLDAGADGIYFSAQGGEADRFSEHVFLEFIKPHDLTVLNAIRSKGELNIIHICRDNVRLHLYCNYPGHVFNWAVTAPSNLSLKSGKRLFTRPILGGLDNNGLIVKGKPEEIEHAVHEIIRSVGPANLIIGADCTLPTDINRENIRLAIEATGTYPMPAQTSN encoded by the coding sequence ATGAATCGGTTAGAACGAATTCGCGCTGTCCTTGCTGGCCAGGTACCCGATCGTGTGCCAGCCAGCTTTTGGTTTCACTTTCCTGCTGAGCAAGCCCACGGGGAAGCTGCGGTTAAAGCTCATCTTGATTATTACCGCCAGGTAAAACCGGATTTTCTAAAGATCATGAACGAGCACCCCTACCAGACGAAGGTACAGATTAGAACGCCAAGTGATTGGCGCAAACTCAAACCTGCGCCGTTATCAAGCGAGTTCTTCCAGGCACAACTTGACGAGATCAAACAGATCACCGATGCGCTCAACGGGGAATGTTTAACCACCACCACCATCTTCAATCCTTTTTCCTCCGGCAACCATGCCTCAGGTCGCCTGGTGACGCAACACCTCAAAGAAGATCCCCAATCCGTGAACATGGGCCTGGCTGTGATTGCAGAAAGCCTGGCTGAATTCGCCGTTGCGTGCCTGGATGCCGGCGCTGACGGTATTTACTTCTCGGCTCAGGGCGGGGAAGCAGATCGCTTCAGTGAGCATGTGTTCCTTGAATTCATCAAACCCCACGATCTGACCGTGCTGAATGCAATCCGGTCAAAGGGCGAGCTGAATATCATCCATATCTGCCGCGACAACGTCCGCCTGCACCTCTACTGCAACTACCCGGGACATGTTTTCAACTGGGCTGTGACTGCACCATCCAACCTTTCGCTGAAATCGGGCAAGCGATTATTCACTCGTCCTATCCTCGGCGGGCTGGATAACAACGGTCTGATCGTTAAAGGAAAGCCAGAAGAGATTGAACATGCCGTGCACGAAATTATCCGCAGCGTGGGACCTGCCAACCTGATCATCGGCGCTGATTGCACCCTGCCAACTGACATCAACCGGGAAAACATTCGTCTGGCTATCGAAGCGACGGGCACCTACCCCATGCCGGCACAGACTTCGAATTGA
- a CDS encoding sodium ion-translocating decarboxylase subunit beta, translated as MAYLDFSFLIREITKGFTAFNWGDAVMILLGVVLIYLAVAKDYEPVLLLPIGFGCIMANIGMSTDAGFMKVIYDAGIATELFPLLIFVGVGAMIDFSPLLTQPKMVLLGAAGQFGIYGTLLLALLLGFPLNQAASIGVIGAIDGPTAIFVSARLAPELLAPIAVAAYSYMSLIPIIQPPIMKAFTTRKERLIRMEYAPRPVSRLTLVIFPIFVTVVVSLVAPDAAPLIASLMLGNLLRESLVVDRLSKSAQNEIINVATLFLGLAIGATMKAESFLNLQTLMILGLGLIAFILDTIAGLLFGKLMAVLSRGKINPLIGASGISAFPMAGRLAAKVAQDEDFENFILMHAMGANTAGQLGSVIAGGLLLALVSGIV; from the coding sequence ATGGCCTATTTGGACTTTTCCTTCCTGATCCGAGAAATCACCAAGGGCTTCACCGCCTTTAACTGGGGCGATGCTGTGATGATTCTTTTGGGGGTGGTGTTGATCTACCTGGCGGTGGCCAAAGACTACGAACCGGTCTTACTGCTGCCGATTGGCTTTGGCTGCATCATGGCTAATATTGGCATGTCGACTGATGCAGGCTTCATGAAAGTGATCTACGACGCCGGGATCGCCACGGAGTTATTTCCGCTGTTGATCTTTGTCGGTGTGGGTGCGATGATCGATTTCAGCCCCCTGTTGACACAACCAAAAATGGTGCTGTTAGGGGCTGCCGGGCAATTTGGGATTTATGGCACTCTGCTGTTGGCGCTCCTGCTGGGTTTTCCGCTGAACCAGGCGGCATCGATTGGGGTGATCGGCGCGATTGACGGCCCAACAGCGATTTTCGTCAGCGCCAGGCTGGCGCCTGAACTCCTGGCGCCGATTGCAGTGGCGGCATACTCGTACATGAGCTTGATCCCGATCATCCAACCGCCGATTATGAAAGCATTCACCACACGTAAAGAACGTCTGATTCGCATGGAGTATGCCCCACGACCGGTCTCACGTTTGACCCTGGTGATCTTTCCGATCTTTGTGACCGTTGTAGTCAGCCTGGTGGCGCCGGACGCAGCTCCGCTGATCGCGTCGTTGATGCTGGGTAACTTGCTGCGGGAAAGCCTTGTGGTGGACCGGCTGAGTAAGAGCGCTCAAAACGAGATCATCAATGTGGCTACGCTGTTCCTTGGGCTGGCAATTGGCGCAACCATGAAAGCTGAATCGTTTTTAAACCTGCAGACACTGATGATTCTGGGTCTGGGATTGATTGCCTTCATCCTCGACACAATTGCCGGGCTGCTGTTTGGCAAGCTGATGGCTGTGTTAAGCCGCGGTAAGATCAACCCGCTGATTGGCGCATCCGGGATCAGCGCATTCCCAATGGCAGGCCGCCTGGCGGCGAAGGTTGCGCAGGATGAGGATTTTGAAAACTTCATCTTGATGCATGCCATGGGTGCCAATACAGCCGGACAGCTGGGCAGCGTGATCGCCGGGGGATTGCTGCTCGCCCTGGTTTCCGGGATCGTGTAA
- a CDS encoding biotin/lipoyl-containing protein produces the protein MKIEVQIDNQHYTVEIDDIHARPVIAWVQGERFEVWPEDTGSTQTGQAAMPLVSVPDVTPVAKAPEVLADGGRELTSPLPGVIVAVLVKPGDAVIRGQELCTLEAMKMKNAIRANREAVVEAVAVTVGEQVNHGQVLITFVE, from the coding sequence ATGAAAATAGAAGTGCAAATTGATAATCAGCATTACACCGTTGAAATTGATGATATTCATGCCCGGCCGGTGATTGCATGGGTACAGGGCGAACGGTTTGAGGTATGGCCAGAGGACACGGGCTCAACCCAAACCGGGCAGGCTGCCATGCCGTTGGTCTCGGTTCCGGATGTGACCCCTGTTGCTAAAGCGCCGGAAGTGCTCGCAGATGGCGGGCGTGAGTTGACCTCACCGTTGCCCGGCGTGATTGTGGCGGTACTGGTCAAACCCGGTGACGCTGTAATCCGTGGCCAGGAATTGTGCACCCTGGAGGCGATGAAGATGAAAAACGCCATCCGCGCCAACCGGGAGGCAGTGGTCGAAGCGGTCGCAGTTACTGTGGGTGAACAGGTCAATCACGGTCAGGTGCTGATCACCTTTGTAGAATAA
- a CDS encoding OadG family protein, whose protein sequence is MNEVIQQGLMITAIGMGLVFAVIIFLWGMMVLLVWVTTPKSTNKPTEEDVDDVETADSVTDMAAVEKQRRAAAAAVAVGLAIAQSRPITRGAQAQLGTMSPWQSVHRSQQFFGQRKRG, encoded by the coding sequence ATGAATGAAGTAATCCAGCAAGGTTTAATGATCACAGCCATTGGTATGGGGCTGGTGTTTGCCGTGATCATCTTCTTATGGGGGATGATGGTGCTGTTGGTATGGGTGACGACTCCCAAATCAACCAATAAACCTACTGAAGAAGATGTGGATGATGTGGAGACAGCCGATTCGGTGACGGATATGGCGGCTGTTGAAAAACAACGCCGCGCGGCTGCAGCCGCGGTGGCGGTTGGACTGGCGATTGCCCAAAGCAGACCGATAACCCGGGGTGCACAGGCTCAACTCGGGACGATGAGCCCCTGGCAAAGCGTGCATCGCTCACAACAATTTTTTGGACAGCGAAAAAGAGGATGA
- a CDS encoding acyl-CoA carboxylase subunit beta, whose amino-acid sequence MAQVDPRIEVLRAMRTRAMGGGGQDKIDRQHAKGKLTARERLDLLLDQGSFTELEPFVVQQNVPEDEAVLGDGVVTGYGTVEGRTIYVYAQDFTVMGGALGEMHSRKICRVMDLAAANGCPIVGLIDSGGARIQEGVRSLGGYAEIFKRNAQYSGVVPQISLILGPCAGGAAYSPALTDMIIMVEKQSFMFLTGPQVIKTVTGEETDFESLGGAQVHLNVSGTAHLITKDEQSALALARVVLGYLPSNNVENVPLKPATDDPQRLAEALNSLVPLDPSKPYSMHSVIESVVDQGSFLELQAGFARNSIVGLARFDGMTVGILAQEPSVMAGVIDIDAADKLCRTVRLCDAFNIPLVTFVDSPGFLPGVGQEHRGIIRHGAKVLFAYSEATVPKISVVTRKAYGGAYVVMSSKYLGTDINYAWPSAEIAVMGPEGATNILHGKDLAKAEDPQAERARLEEEYRQRYLTPYAAAHAGYIDEVIEPAETRKKIIAALRAIQNKAEQRLPRKHGNMPV is encoded by the coding sequence ATGGCACAAGTTGATCCGCGAATAGAAGTGTTGCGCGCGATGCGCACCAGAGCAATGGGCGGCGGCGGGCAGGATAAAATTGACCGCCAGCACGCCAAAGGGAAACTGACTGCCAGGGAGCGCCTGGACTTGCTGCTGGACCAGGGCAGTTTTACCGAATTAGAACCTTTTGTTGTTCAGCAAAACGTTCCCGAGGACGAGGCTGTTCTTGGCGACGGTGTGGTCACCGGATATGGCACGGTGGAGGGCAGAACGATCTACGTTTATGCCCAGGACTTCACCGTGATGGGCGGGGCGCTGGGCGAAATGCACAGCCGCAAGATCTGCCGGGTAATGGACCTGGCCGCTGCTAATGGGTGTCCGATCGTCGGATTGATTGATTCGGGCGGCGCGCGTATCCAGGAGGGCGTGAGGAGCCTGGGTGGCTATGCCGAGATCTTCAAACGAAATGCCCAGTACTCCGGGGTAGTACCGCAGATCAGCCTGATTTTGGGACCCTGCGCTGGTGGAGCGGCTTATTCCCCGGCGCTGACCGATATGATTATCATGGTTGAAAAGCAGAGCTTCATGTTTCTGACCGGTCCGCAGGTGATTAAAACCGTTACCGGTGAAGAGACGGATTTTGAATCCCTGGGCGGGGCACAGGTGCATCTGAATGTGAGCGGGACCGCGCATCTGATCACCAAAGACGAGCAATCCGCCCTGGCACTGGCGCGCGTTGTGTTGGGTTACCTGCCCTCGAACAATGTTGAAAACGTGCCGCTGAAACCCGCTACGGATGACCCGCAGCGCCTGGCAGAGGCACTGAACAGCCTGGTGCCGCTGGATCCCAGCAAACCCTATAGCATGCACTCCGTGATTGAATCCGTGGTGGATCAGGGCTCGTTCCTCGAGCTGCAGGCCGGGTTTGCCCGCAATTCGATTGTGGGTCTGGCGCGGTTTGATGGGATGACGGTCGGGATCCTGGCGCAGGAACCCAGCGTGATGGCCGGGGTGATCGACATCGACGCTGCGGATAAGTTGTGCCGAACGGTGCGCTTGTGTGACGCATTCAATATCCCCCTGGTGACCTTTGTGGACTCACCCGGATTCTTGCCAGGGGTCGGGCAGGAGCACCGCGGGATCATCCGCCATGGTGCAAAGGTGCTGTTTGCCTATTCAGAGGCGACGGTGCCCAAGATCAGCGTGGTGACGCGCAAGGCTTATGGCGGGGCTTACGTGGTGATGAGCAGCAAATACCTGGGCACGGACATCAACTATGCCTGGCCCAGCGCAGAAATCGCTGTGATGGGGCCGGAAGGCGCCACCAATATCTTGCATGGGAAAGACCTGGCTAAAGCCGAAGACCCACAGGCAGAGCGAGCCCGCCTGGAAGAAGAATACCGTCAGCGCTATCTGACGCCTTATGCCGCTGCCCATGCCGGCTATATTGATGAGGTGATTGAACCTGCGGAGACTCGTAAAAAGATTATTGCCGCTCTGCGGGCGATCCAGAACAAGGCTGAACAACGCCTGCCCCGAAAACACGGCAATATGCCTGTTTAG
- a CDS encoding GNAT family N-acetyltransferase, producing the protein MTMKFQPYHNFAELESLKDPWNQLLGHSASDVPFLTFEYQQAWWQTRGGGEWPEDSQLVIITATQDDRLVGIAPLFFAQNLTGQPALMFVGAVEVSDFLDFIVDPQDLHPFLSGLLDFLSVDNDLPHWEVLDLHNLLESSPTLALLEFEAKKRGWEHQQTYLQPAPYISLPADYETYLAGLDKKQRHEIRRKYRNVENSLAEADFYIVEDRDQLERETQAFIEMMAQDPSKRGFLTEPMVQHLHNTARIAFEHGWLQLSFFTLDGKKAAGHLSFLFNNRLWGYNSGWEWAFRDYSPGWVHLAHLIQWSIEQGLTEFDFMRGDEDYKYKFGGVDRHVHRATLTRGI; encoded by the coding sequence ATGACCATGAAATTTCAACCTTATCACAACTTCGCTGAGCTTGAGTCATTAAAAGATCCATGGAATCAACTTTTAGGACACAGTGCAAGTGATGTACCATTCCTCACCTTTGAATATCAGCAAGCGTGGTGGCAGACGCGCGGCGGTGGAGAGTGGCCCGAAGACAGTCAGTTGGTGATCATCACTGCGACTCAGGACGACCGCCTGGTGGGAATCGCGCCCCTGTTCTTCGCTCAGAATCTCACCGGTCAGCCTGCGTTGATGTTCGTTGGCGCCGTTGAAGTTTCTGATTTTCTGGATTTTATCGTCGATCCGCAGGACCTGCACCCTTTTCTGAGCGGTCTGTTGGACTTTCTTTCAGTTGATAACGATCTGCCCCACTGGGAAGTTCTGGATCTACACAACCTGTTAGAATCCTCCCCCACCCTGGCGTTGTTGGAATTCGAAGCCAAAAAGCGCGGATGGGAGCACCAACAGACTTATCTTCAGCCAGCGCCTTACATCTCCCTCCCAGCGGACTATGAAACCTACCTGGCGGGACTCGATAAAAAACAACGTCATGAGATCCGCAGAAAATATCGCAATGTGGAGAACAGTCTGGCAGAAGCGGATTTTTATATCGTCGAAGATCGGGACCAGTTGGAGCGAGAGACCCAGGCTTTCATTGAAATGATGGCCCAGGACCCCAGCAAACGCGGTTTCCTGACCGAGCCGATGGTGCAGCATCTGCATAACACCGCCCGGATCGCCTTTGAGCACGGCTGGCTCCAGCTCTCATTTTTCACCCTGGACGGGAAGAAAGCCGCCGGACATCTCTCCTTTTTGTTCAATAATCGCCTTTGGGGCTATAACTCCGGCTGGGAATGGGCGTTTCGCGATTATTCTCCCGGCTGGGTTCACCTGGCACATTTAATACAGTGGTCTATCGAGCAGGGACTTACTGAGTTCGACTTCATGCGCGGCGATGAGGATTATAAATATAAATTTGGCGGCGTCGACCGGCATGTGCACCGGGCGACCCTGACGCGGGGGATATAA